One segment of Fimbriiglobus ruber DNA contains the following:
- a CDS encoding IS630 family transposase, with amino-acid sequence MAITLPDARQLSDEVLDALRLRALRGCELGFTEADVADLLGVSRETVCRWWSAYAAGGVNALPGDRPGRPLGSGRLLSDDHAAVVQQLVRTTVPDDHGIAAPLWTRRAVRELIQQVCGVDLAIRTVGLYLQRWGFAPKRPARRSRDQDPDEVAEWLDEIYPAIAARAADEGAEIHWCDEVGVAADEVPARGYAPEGQPPILDVSGPHVRANQISTITNDGTIRFMTYTQTMTAALFLVFLDRLLRSTTGKLFLIVDRLSAHQTPAVLTWVEAHQDRIEVFLLPRYAPERNPVEYLNHDLKGQVNASGLPHTTSEVRSRIQTFMRKLLHLPEHVMSYFQHPCAQYASAINV; translated from the coding sequence ATGGCCATCACATTACCGGACGCCCGTCAGCTGTCGGATGAGGTCCTCGACGCCCTTCGCCTGCGGGCGCTGCGGGGGTGCGAGTTGGGATTCACGGAAGCCGACGTGGCCGACCTCCTGGGCGTCTCCCGGGAGACCGTCTGCCGGTGGTGGTCGGCGTATGCGGCGGGTGGGGTGAACGCCCTCCCCGGGGATCGCCCCGGCCGTCCACTCGGGTCCGGCCGCCTCCTGTCCGACGACCACGCCGCGGTCGTCCAACAACTCGTCCGGACGACGGTCCCGGACGACCACGGGATTGCGGCCCCGCTCTGGACCCGCCGGGCGGTCCGGGAGCTGATCCAACAGGTGTGCGGGGTCGACCTCGCAATCCGGACGGTCGGCCTGTACCTCCAGCGGTGGGGATTCGCACCGAAGCGGCCGGCCCGTCGGTCCCGGGACCAAGACCCGGACGAGGTGGCCGAGTGGTTAGACGAAATTTACCCGGCGATCGCCGCCCGGGCGGCCGACGAAGGAGCCGAGATCCACTGGTGCGACGAAGTCGGAGTGGCGGCCGACGAGGTCCCGGCCCGGGGGTATGCTCCGGAAGGCCAACCGCCCATCCTCGACGTCTCCGGCCCACACGTCCGGGCGAACCAGATCTCGACCATCACGAACGACGGGACCATCCGGTTCATGACGTACACCCAAACCATGACGGCCGCCCTGTTCCTGGTCTTCTTGGACCGACTCCTGCGAAGTACGACGGGGAAACTGTTCCTCATCGTCGACCGGTTGTCGGCCCACCAGACACCCGCCGTTCTCACCTGGGTGGAAGCCCACCAGGACCGGATCGAGGTCTTCCTGTTGCCCCGGTACGCCCCCGAGCGGAACCCGGTCGAGTACCTAAACCACGACCTGAAAGGGCAGGTCAACGCGTCCGGGTTGCCGCACACGACGTCCGAGGTGCGGTCCCGGATTCAGACGTTTATGCGGAAGTTGCTCCACCTCCCCGAGCATGTCATGAGCTATTTCCAGCATCCATGTGCGCAATATGCATCCGCCATCAATGTGTGA